In a single window of the Thermodesulfovibrionales bacterium genome:
- a CDS encoding DUF2905 domain-containing protein — protein sequence MDNGVQHFGKILIIAGIVITAIGGLMLLSGRIPWLGRLPGDVVIERKNFTFYFPVVTSILLSILITFFLWLFGRR from the coding sequence GTGGATAACGGTGTCCAGCATTTCGGCAAGATTCTCATCATAGCGGGCATCGTGATCACCGCGATAGGGGGATTGATGCTCTTATCTGGCAGGATTCCCTGGCTCGGCAGGCTCCCCGGCGATGTTGTCATCGAGAGAAAAAACTTCACCTTCTATTTTCCCGTCGTGACGAGTATCCTCCTGAGTATTCTCATTACCTTTTTCCTCTGGCTTTTCGGAAGACGATAG